The following coding sequences lie in one Rutidosis leptorrhynchoides isolate AG116_Rl617_1_P2 chromosome 6, CSIRO_AGI_Rlap_v1, whole genome shotgun sequence genomic window:
- the LOC139855104 gene encoding protein FAR1-RELATED SEQUENCE 5-like: MKYAEQLFVYHSSVSNIGPTKAYEVYSNMKGSEKNVHGTVTDFRNWRRDLNVFINASDSQMLVNKMEERKKYVPGFSFEYKLEKSQLHSIFWADEVAKCNYKEFSDIISFDATYRTNRYNMKFVPFTGIDNHHRCVTVAAGLIRDETAESYTWLLTCFMKIFGKEPNMIVTDQDKSMAIAIKAVFKTAKHRLCMWHIMRKVPSKIQEAIPTIEDEVEKDFKNRLNKLVWNMYIEPNVFEERWEKLMHDFSLKNDSWFKHMFDIRSTWIPAYFIDTEMYGLMRTTSRSESENAFFSNFTRSAANLLTFMDGFESAMLKQRSKQESLDAQTIKKNPKLLTQLKIEKHALKVYTHAIFAIVQKEIYEALYSCLLDKMDKEEETEIYPLISEPEKNIYMSVLHNSKDGSMNKNIEEIPEKYIMRRWRRDIIPPELRSRRNKYGNENIVVQDSVNEITSVVYDCVELVGSDENMLKVILEKLKLLKKEVEAQVPKPSKKKDDIIGNMIGVSKPSTIEIQNPPVGNYKGCANDKRLMSGKEKAIKEIKKRKFTCGKCGRDDHNQRTCDKKKKAKEQVETSEI; encoded by the exons ATGAAGTATGCAGAGCAGTTGTTTGTATACCATTCGTCAGTGTCAAATATTGGTCCAACAAAAGCATACGAAGTTTATAGCAATATGAAAGGGTCTGAGAAAAATGTGCATGGGACTGTAACTGATTTCAGAAACTGGAGACGAGATTTGAATGTTTTTATCAATGCAAGTGATTCTCAAATGCTCGTTAACAAAATGGAAGAACGGAAGAAATATGTTCCTGGTTTTTCATTTGAGTACAAGCTTGAAAAAAGTCAACTACATTCAATTTTCTGGGCCGATGAAGTTGCAAAATGCAACTACAAGGAGTTTAGTGACATAATCTCATTTGATGCAACGTATAGAACGAACAG GTACAACATGAAATTTGTACCATTTACTGGCATAGATAACCACCATAGGTGTGTCACTGTTGCTGCGGGATTGATCAGGGATGAAACAGCCGAGAGTTACACATGGCTTCTTACATGTTTCATGAAGATATTCGGGAAAGAGCCAAACATGATAGTGACAGATCAGGACAAATCAATGGCAATAGCGATAAAAGCAGTTTTTAAGACGGCAAAACATAGACTATGCATGTGGCACATTATGCGAAAGGTGCCATCAAAG ATTCAAGAAGCAATTCCTACTATTGAAGATGAAGTAGAAAAAGACTTCAAGAATAGACTTAATAAGCTTGTTTGGAATATGTATATCGAACCAAATGTTTTTGAAGAAAGATGGGAAAAGTTGATGCACGATTTCTCATTGAAAAATGATAGTTGGTTCAAACATATGTTTGATATTAGATCAACTTGGATACCAGCATATTTTATCGACACTGAAATGTATGGTTTGATGCGAACTACTTCAAGATCTGAGAGTGAAAATGCTTTTTTTTCAAACTTTACAAGATCTGCAGCAAATCTGTTAACTTTTATGGACGGCTTTGAATCTGCAATGTTAAAACAGAGGTCAAAGCAAGAATCTTTGGATGCACAGACAATCAAGAAAAATCCAAAATTGTTAACTCAGCTGAAAATTGAAAAGCATGCATTAAAGGTTTACACACATGCTATTTTTGCAATCGTTCAAAAAGAGATTTATGAAGCATTGTATAGCTGTTTATTGGATAAAATGGACAAGGAGGAAGAAACGGAAATCTAT CCACTTATAtcagaacctgagaaaaacatttACATGTCT gtACTTCATAACAGCAAAGACGGATCAATG AACAAGAACATAGAAGAAATCCCTGAAAAATACATAATGAGACGTTGGAGAAGGGACATAATACCACCCGAGTTAAGATCAAGGAGAAATAAATATGGCAATGAAAACATAGTTGTACAAGATTCTGTTAATGAAATTACCTCAGTTGTTTATGATTGTGTGGAACTTGTAGGCAGTGATGAAAATATGCTAAAAGTGATTCTTGAAAAACTTAAATTGTTGAAGAAAGAAGTTGAAGCTCAAGTGCCAAAACCGTCAAAGAAGAAAGATGATATAATTGGAAACATGATCGGAGTTTCAAAGCCTAGTACAATAGAAATACAAAACCCACCTGTTGGGAATTACAAAGGATGTGCAAATGATAAGCGTCTAATGAGCGGAAAAGAGAAAGCAATAAAGGAAATCAAAAAGAGAAAGTTTACTTGTGGTAAATGTGGACGTGACGATCACAATCAGAGGACCTGTGACAAAAAAAAGAAAGCAAAAGAACAAGTAGAAACTTCAGAAATCTGA